A single genomic interval of Lewinellaceae bacterium harbors:
- a CDS encoding RluA family pseudouridine synthase: protein MQDNYTDEYYDHQIIKVDKKQSLIRIDKFLMDRLERTSRNRVQNAIKSGSIQVGGQDIKPNYKVKPGDEISIVIPRPPGEGSRVIPQNIPLDIRYEDDELLVVHKPAGMVVHPGIGHHRGTLVNALAYHFGHQNLPVMDGNQQDRLGLVHRIDKNTSGLLVVAKSDYAMTHLAKQFYYHTVERTYQALVWGDPEEEKGTVRASVGRHPRFRQKFTTFPEGEGGKWAVTHYKVLERLYYVSLVECKLETGRTHQIRVHMESLGHPLFNDERYGGDRIAKGTVFSKYKMFVENTFTIIPRHALHARSLGFIHPRTGKEMNFDSDLPDDFQEALDRWRRYVAGRKAATGELD, encoded by the coding sequence ACGACCATCAGATCATTAAAGTTGACAAAAAGCAGAGCCTGATCCGGATTGACAAGTTCCTGATGGACCGCCTGGAGCGCACCTCGCGCAACCGCGTACAGAACGCCATTAAATCGGGTTCTATTCAGGTGGGAGGGCAGGACATCAAGCCCAACTACAAAGTGAAGCCGGGTGATGAAATTTCCATTGTCATTCCCCGCCCGCCGGGGGAAGGCTCCCGGGTTATCCCGCAGAACATCCCCCTGGACATCCGCTATGAAGACGATGAGCTCCTGGTGGTTCACAAGCCTGCCGGCATGGTGGTGCATCCCGGCATCGGCCATCACCGGGGGACGCTGGTCAATGCGCTGGCCTACCATTTCGGCCACCAGAACCTGCCGGTCATGGACGGCAACCAGCAGGACCGCCTCGGGTTGGTGCACCGGATCGACAAGAATACATCCGGCCTGCTGGTGGTGGCTAAATCCGACTACGCCATGACCCATCTGGCCAAGCAGTTTTATTACCATACCGTTGAGCGGACTTATCAGGCACTGGTCTGGGGAGATCCTGAAGAAGAAAAGGGAACCGTGCGCGCCAGCGTGGGCCGCCACCCGAGGTTTCGCCAAAAATTTACCACTTTCCCGGAGGGAGAGGGCGGCAAATGGGCGGTCACGCATTACAAAGTGCTGGAGCGCCTGTACTATGTAAGCCTCGTTGAATGCAAGCTGGAGACCGGCCGCACGCACCAAATCAGGGTCCACATGGAGTCGTTGGGCCACCCTTTATTCAATGACGAACGCTACGGCGGGGATCGCATCGCAAAAGGTACCGTTTTCAGCAAGTACAAGATGTTTGTGGAGAACACCTTTACCATTATCCCCCGGCATGCGCTCCATGCCCGTTCTCTGGGGTTCATCCACCCGCGCACCGGCAAGGAGATGAATTTCGATTCTGATTTGCCCGATGATTTCCAGGAAGCGCTCGACCGGTGGCGCCGGTACGTGGCGGGGCGCAAGGCGGCAACGGGGGAGTTGGATTGA
- a CDS encoding DUF1415 domain-containing protein yields MQKEIEATKRWLEKIVVGLNLCPFARLPFSSGRIRYVLYEETDIVQLAKLMVLEAQRLSRVPADEVETTLIILPHALPDFLDYLDFLEEAEWLIRENELEGIIQVASFHPDYQFAGTQPDAPENYTNRSPYPMLHLLREESIEKALENYENPEAIPERNIEKMRELGVEGVKRLMGG; encoded by the coding sequence ATGCAAAAAGAAATAGAAGCAACCAAACGCTGGCTGGAAAAAATAGTGGTGGGCCTCAACCTGTGCCCATTTGCCCGCCTGCCTTTTTCCAGCGGCCGCATCCGCTATGTGTTGTACGAAGAGACGGATATCGTACAGTTGGCCAAACTGATGGTCCTGGAGGCGCAGCGCCTCAGCCGCGTGCCGGCGGACGAAGTGGAAACCACCCTAATCATTCTTCCGCATGCCCTTCCGGATTTTTTAGATTACCTGGATTTCCTGGAAGAAGCCGAATGGCTTATCCGGGAAAACGAGCTGGAAGGCATTATTCAGGTAGCCTCTTTCCACCCGGATTACCAGTTTGCAGGAACCCAGCCGGATGCGCCGGAGAACTACACCAACCGTTCTCCTTATCCCATGCTGCACTTGCTTCGGGAAGAGAGCATAGAAAAGGCCCTGGAAAACTACGAGAATCCGGAAGCCATACCGGAACGCAATATTGAAAAAATGCGGGAGCTGGGAGTGGAAGGGGTGAAACGGCTGATGGGGGGATAG